The Nodosilinea sp. FACHB-141 nucleotide sequence TGCTGGCGGGGCAGTGGGTTGATGGCGTGCCAGCAGAGAGAGCATGGTCTGCGATCGCGCCGCCGACACCGCTACTCCGCCAGCAATGCTGTGAATCAACCGGGCTATGGCGTCGGTGGTGAGCCGATTGCGATTCTCGTAGTGCTCGCCCACAAAAGCCCGCTCGCGACCGTAGGGTCCATCGCCCCAGGGCTTTTGATTCATGTTTACCCCAACCAACTCAGGCCACGGCAACGACTGAAAGAAGCGGTTGATAATGTTGCGCTGGTAACACCAGGTTTCAAAGGGGCCAGGGGGCAGCTCCGGGCCACTGGTGGTGCCGCTTAGCAGATCGACAACTAGAGAAGTCGCGTCATTGCTAGAGTCTACAATCATGTCCTTTAGCGCCCGATCTAGCTCCGCCGATGGTGAAATCATTCCCTGCTCCACCCACTCATGGGCGGCTACCAAGTAAAACAGCTTCACCACGCTGGCTGGGTAAATCAGCTCAACTCCTCGATAACTGGCCCCCTGAGGGCGGTGTTGCCAAAAATCATCGGCACTCAAAGCCCCGCCAGTATTGACGATGTAGGGTGGGTCATAGACCACCCAGGTCACGGCAATTTGAGTAGGCGTCAACGCAAACTCAGCCCGCACCTGCTCTAATACCTGTTCTAAGGTCGCTTGCAGGTCAGGATCGGGGGCGAAAAATGTCGTCATGCCAGTGCTTGTGTTCTGGGTAACCGCTTGTTGATTAAATCATCCTTCACCATAGCGGTGGATGGGTGCGGGGGTGGATGGGTACGAGGGCGGAGTGGATTGGTGGGCATGCCGGATCGTCTATGCCCTAATCCTTACCCTTCTCAAATTCGTCCTGGCTCAGTATATAGATCGTTCTGTTGGAGGTTGGTGGTGCAAATCAAACGCCGTGAGGTGGGGTTGACTGTAGACGACAGCCTGATGCGGCTTTATGTGGTGGAGCCTGTTGTTTCTGGCCAATATCCCGGCATTTTGTTCTACTCAGACATTTACCAACTGGGAGGGCCAATTCTGCGTTTAGCCGATCGCCTAGCTGGATATGGCTACGTGGTGGCAGCTCCAGAGATCTTTCATCGACTAGAGCCTATTGGCACTGTGATTGAACCGAATGACTTGGGTCGCCTGCGGGGCAACGACGCCGCCAGTCGCACGGAGGTGGCTCAATACGACGCCGATGCAGCGGCAGCGCTGCACTGGCTTCAGACCTCGGACACCGTCGCCCCCGGTCAGCTCGGGACGGTGGGCTTTTGCATTGGTGGCCATTTGTCCTGTCGCGCGGCGCTAAACCCTATCGTTAAGGCGGCGGTGTGCTGCTATCCAACTGGCATTCACAGCGGCAAGCTCGGGAAAGACAGAGCCAACACCCTAGAGCGTCTGAGCGAAATTAACGCCCATCTGCTGCTGGTCTTTGGGGATCAAGATCCTCACGTGCCCGCTGAGGGTCGCGATACGATTCTCAATGCCCTGACCACCGCCAGTGTTGACCATAAAACCCTGATCTACCTGGCCAACCACACCTTCATGCGCGACGATGGCTACCGCTATGACCCTGCCGCCACTGACGCGGCCTGGGCGGAGGTGGTAACCTTTTTGGCCCACGGTTTTGGCACCGCTGCGCCACATTCTTGAGGGCCTGGGTATGTTAGGCCATGGCCAGGGGGCGGGCATTCTGTGCAAATCGCAACTTTCTGTCCTACGACCTAAGGTATACGGTTAGAGTAAGAGGTGTTTAGCGGGTTCACTAATACCTCGGTGAGAGGGTTTTGCGGGGAAGGGTTTCCCTTTCGATTTGCCGCTTTTAGACGATTGAGCCTGCACAATCCCTCAACTTATCTAGGCGGCTGACTGCGCCCATTGTTTTCCCATCTGCCACGCTTGAATAGGGTTCCCATGGCACCTCAGATCGATGGCCTTTCCGGGCCGGTCTTCAACCAACGCAGCATGATTACCGCGCTGTCTCTGGCTAACCAAACCAGTTCTCTTACCAACCGGGTGCGCGATCTGCCCACCCCACAGTTCATCAGTCTGCTCGACCAAATCACGGCAGAGTTTGAGCATTTTCTGCGCGCCATCGACATGATCAACAACGAGTCGTTGGAGGTTATGCTGGAGCAGATTTTGGAGGCGTTTACCCTCAAGATCGGCCAAATTCTTCAGGCTGAGCGCACCACTATCTTCATGGTGGATCAGGAAAAGCAGGAGCTGTGGTCGAAGATTGCCCAGGGAGATGGGGAGCGATCGCTCGAAATTCGCGTGCCTATGGGCAAAGGCATTTCGGGCCACGTGGCTACCCATGTGCTGCCGCTGAATATCCCCGACGCCTACGCGGACGATCGCTTCGACCCCACCCACGACAAAAAGACCGGCTACCGCACCCGCAGCATTCTCTGCATGCCGGTACTCAGCAAAAAGACCGACAACATTGTGGCGGTGGTGCAGCTGCTCAACAAGCTCAACCATGCTCCCTTCGACGAGCAAGACGAGCGCCACTTTAAAGAGTTTGCCGAGTCCCTGGGGGTGATTCTCGAAAGTTGTAACTCGTTCTACATCGCCGCCCGCAACCAGAAAGGCGTAGCCGCTTTGCTGAAGGCAATCTCGTCGCTAGAGCAGAGTTTGGATCTGGAGAAAACCCTGCAGTCGGTGATGGGAGAAGCCCGTCAGCTTATGCAGGCCGATCGCAGCACCCTGTGGCTGATCGACGATGAGAGCGGCGATCTGTGGTCAAAGGTGAAGTCGGGCGACGGCAAATCGCTGGTGGAGCTACGCATTCCTATCAATAGCGGCATTGTGGGCCACGTAGCCACCACGGGCGAGGTGCTCAACATCCCTGATGCCTACCAAGATCCGCGCTTTAACCCCGATGCTGACAAGCGCACCGGCTACCGCACCCGTAACATCCTCTGCATGCCCGTGTTTGATTCGGGCGGCAAGCTGATCGCCGTCACCCAGCTGATCAACAAGGCCCAGGGCACCTTCACCACCTCCGACGAAGCCTTCATGCGGGCCTTCAACATTCAGGCGGGTGTCGCCCTAGAGAACGCCAAGCTGTTTGAGAGCGTCTTGGTCGAAAAACAGTACCAAAAAGACATTCTGCAAAGCCTCTCCGATGCGGTTATTTCTACCGATATGGAGGGGCGAATCATCACCATTAACGATGCCGCCCTACAGCTAATTGGCTGCCCCGAGGACACTGACCATAGCCGCACCATTCGCGATCGCTGGTGCGCTGCCCTGCTCCACCGCCCGGTGTGGGAGGCGATCCCCATTGAGAGCCTGCGGTTTCGCCTCGAAGACAGCCTCGGCCAAGGAGCGCGCCACTACGTGCCAGAGCAGAGTTTGCGGGTGGCGATCGCCCCTGGTCCCGGCACTGAGCTAGACCCGATCTCAACGCTGGCTCTGCCCGACAGCGACAATCCTGCCCTCTACCGACCTTGGGGCGATCCGGCCGCAACCCCGGTACCCCAAGAGGTGGTGCAGATTTTCGAGCGCAGCATCAATCTCACCGTTAATCCCTTGACTAACCCCGAGGGCGGCGTGCTGGGCGGCCTGCTCGTGCTCGAAGACATCAGCCAAGAAAAGCGGATGAAGAGCACTCTCTACCGCTACATGACCCCCGGTGTTGCCGAGCGGGTCATGGCCCTGGGCGACGATCTGCTGATGAAAGGCGAGCGCAAAGATGTCACCGTGCTCTTCTCCGATATTCGCGGCTACACCACCCTGACCGAAGACCTGGAAGCCGACAAAGTCGTCGAAATGCTCAACGCCTACTTCGAAACCATGGTGGAGTCGGTGTTCCATTTCGAGGGCACCCTCGATAAGTTCATTGGCGACGCGCTGATGGCGGTATTTGGTGCGCCTTTGCCCCTAACTAACCACGCCTGGGCTGCTGTGCAAAGCGCCCTCGACATGCGGCGACGGCTGGCCAAGTTTAACAACGAGCGCGGTGCCCTAGGGCAACCCAAAATTCGCATTGGCATTGGCGTCAGCTCCGGCGAAGTTGTCTCGGGCAACATTGGCTCCCAGCGCAAAATGGAGTACACCGTGATCGGTGACGGGGTCAATCTCAGCTCCCGCTTAGAGGGGGTGACCAAGGAGTATGGCTGCGACATTGTGATCAGCGAGTACACCTATGCCCTCTGCGCCGACAGAATTTGGGCCCGCGAGCTAGACCGCACCCAGGTTAAGGGCAAACAGCGCGCCGTTGGTATCTACGAACTCATCGACCAGCGCGATGCCCCGCTCACCGCCGATACCGAAGCCTTTCTCGACCTCTATGCCCAGGCCCGCAGCGCCTATACGGCTATGCAGTTTGAGCAAGCGCTGCGCCTATTTGAGCAGGCCCAGCAGATGCGTCCTAAGGACAAAGCCGTGACTGTGCACCTGAGCCGCGCCCGGCAATACCTAATGCAGCCGCCCCCCGAAGACTGGGATGGGGTCTATGTCATGACGACAAAGTAGCGAACAGGCCGTCGGTGCATCGGTTTGAGCCATGGTAGAACCAGGGCCAAACCGATGCACCGACGGCCATCACCCGGCATCTGACTCAGCCCATCTATGGGAGCCTATCTATCGAAGAAGGAGCAAACCCGGTAGGATGGGGGTTGTGTTCAAAACGAACACTTTTAGGTCGTTCTGTCGCCGATGAGCCCACGCATGTCTCTGTTCGACTGGTTTGCCAATCGCCGTAAGTCAGGTCCCATTAGCGAAGACCGCCAGGAGCGAGAAATTGCCGATGGTCTCTGGACGAAGTGTGAGCACTGCGACGTCCTCACCTACACCAAAGATTTGCGCACCAACCAGTGGGTCTGTAGCGACTGTGGTCACCACCACCGCATCTTCAGCGACGAGCGCATTCGCCAGCTAATCGACGCTAACACCTGGCAGCCCCTCGACACCCACATTCAGCCTCAAGATCCGCTCAAGTTTAAGGATCGCAAGGGCTACGGCGATCGCCTGCGCGATACCCAGGCCAAAACCAAACTCACCGACGCTGTGCAAACCGGCCTAGGCGAGCTAGATGGCCTGCCCGTC carries:
- a CDS encoding serine hydrolase, with the protein product MTTFFAPDPDLQATLEQVLEQVRAEFALTPTQIAVTWVVYDPPYIVNTGGALSADDFWQHRPQGASYRGVELIYPASVVKLFYLVAAHEWVEQGMISPSAELDRALKDMIVDSSNDATSLVVDLLSGTTSGPELPPGPFETWCYQRNIINRFFQSLPWPELVGVNMNQKPWGDGPYGRERAFVGEHYENRNRLTTDAIARLIHSIAGGVAVSAARSQTMLSLLARHQPTAPPAPGEEDQFTGFLGEGLPRGTRLYSKAGYTSKVRHDAAYFELPSGEPGLLVTFIESSVHSKNRQILPRLASLIVQHMVSP
- a CDS encoding adenylate/guanylate cyclase domain-containing protein translates to MAPQIDGLSGPVFNQRSMITALSLANQTSSLTNRVRDLPTPQFISLLDQITAEFEHFLRAIDMINNESLEVMLEQILEAFTLKIGQILQAERTTIFMVDQEKQELWSKIAQGDGERSLEIRVPMGKGISGHVATHVLPLNIPDAYADDRFDPTHDKKTGYRTRSILCMPVLSKKTDNIVAVVQLLNKLNHAPFDEQDERHFKEFAESLGVILESCNSFYIAARNQKGVAALLKAISSLEQSLDLEKTLQSVMGEARQLMQADRSTLWLIDDESGDLWSKVKSGDGKSLVELRIPINSGIVGHVATTGEVLNIPDAYQDPRFNPDADKRTGYRTRNILCMPVFDSGGKLIAVTQLINKAQGTFTTSDEAFMRAFNIQAGVALENAKLFESVLVEKQYQKDILQSLSDAVISTDMEGRIITINDAALQLIGCPEDTDHSRTIRDRWCAALLHRPVWEAIPIESLRFRLEDSLGQGARHYVPEQSLRVAIAPGPGTELDPISTLALPDSDNPALYRPWGDPAATPVPQEVVQIFERSINLTVNPLTNPEGGVLGGLLVLEDISQEKRMKSTLYRYMTPGVAERVMALGDDLLMKGERKDVTVLFSDIRGYTTLTEDLEADKVVEMLNAYFETMVESVFHFEGTLDKFIGDALMAVFGAPLPLTNHAWAAVQSALDMRRRLAKFNNERGALGQPKIRIGIGVSSGEVVSGNIGSQRKMEYTVIGDGVNLSSRLEGVTKEYGCDIVISEYTYALCADRIWARELDRTQVKGKQRAVGIYELIDQRDAPLTADTEAFLDLYAQARSAYTAMQFEQALRLFEQAQQMRPKDKAVTVHLSRARQYLMQPPPEDWDGVYVMTTK
- a CDS encoding dienelactone hydrolase family protein, which gives rise to MQIKRREVGLTVDDSLMRLYVVEPVVSGQYPGILFYSDIYQLGGPILRLADRLAGYGYVVAAPEIFHRLEPIGTVIEPNDLGRLRGNDAASRTEVAQYDADAAAALHWLQTSDTVAPGQLGTVGFCIGGHLSCRAALNPIVKAAVCCYPTGIHSGKLGKDRANTLERLSEINAHLLLVFGDQDPHVPAEGRDTILNALTTASVDHKTLIYLANHTFMRDDGYRYDPAATDAAWAEVVTFLAHGFGTAAPHS